Proteins from a single region of Candidatus Woesearchaeota archaeon:
- a CDS encoding helix-turn-helix domain-containing protein, with product MWVAKFKIKHDTCWITPKTAKYNVSTFGIPLSSYTKNGKKYHTGVDFLQGSEQEKKKLIAAIKKDKHVKKIDIRGDQIFVLIEGNDFITNHYDPALFFVNPVFTSKGYEYWELGSWERDRLLTFYNKIKTEMKVELLKLQNETPQLFIHQALPSLTPKQKAVFMLARDSGYYHHPRKISVEELAKRNKIPRSTFQEHLRKAESKIMEMVGNGIGL from the coding sequence ATGTGGGTTGCCAAATTCAAAATCAAACATGACACCTGCTGGATAACTCCAAAGACAGCAAAATACAATGTTTCAACATTTGGTATCCCATTAAGTTCATACACTAAGAACGGCAAGAAGTATCATACAGGAGTAGACTTTCTGCAAGGCAGCGAACAAGAAAAAAAGAAACTTATCGCCGCCATCAAAAAAGATAAACATGTCAAAAAAATCGATATTCGCGGCGACCAAATCTTCGTACTCATTGAAGGCAACGACTTCATCACAAACCATTATGACCCTGCCCTCTTCTTTGTCAATCCTGTCTTTACCAGTAAAGGCTATGAATATTGGGAATTAGGATCTTGGGAACGTGATCGTCTTCTTACATTTTACAACAAAATCAAAACGGAAATGAAAGTAGAATTACTCAAACTCCAAAACGAAACCCCACAACTCTTCATCCATCAAGCACTTCCCTCTCTAACACCAAAACAAAAAGCAGTATTCATGCTCGCCCGAGATTCAGGATATTATCACCATCCACGTAAAATTTCTGTAGAGGAACTCGCAAAACGTAACAAAATTCCACGCAGCACCTTCCAAGAACATCTACGCAAAGCAGAGAGTAAAATCATGGAAATGGTAGGAAATGGAATTGGTCTCTAA
- a CDS encoding alanyl-tRNA editing protein — protein MSTTKLFWTDPYQTHCTATVTAINDNKVKLNQTIFYAFSGGQLSDEGTIGGLKVLEAVKQGDKEDIVDIEYTLEHPPTFNVGDKVEVKIDPIRREKLRRLHSAAHVVYYIVVEKLGQVKINGSEVQVEKARMDFGYDTPITDLLPQIEEAANKFIQENHHIQRYVDPHKPDLWWWEIKEKSWKMPCGGTHVKNTSEIGLLKLVRVNKGKGRERIEMYLTE, from the coding sequence ATGTCAACTACAAAGCTATTTTGGACAGACCCTTACCAAACTCATTGCACTGCAACCGTAACCGCAATCAACGATAACAAAGTCAAACTTAATCAAACTATCTTCTATGCATTCTCTGGAGGACAACTTTCTGACGAAGGAACTATTGGTGGCCTCAAAGTTCTTGAAGCCGTCAAACAAGGTGACAAAGAAGATATTGTAGATATTGAATACACGCTAGAACATCCCCCAACATTTAACGTAGGAGACAAAGTAGAAGTCAAAATTGATCCCATTCGCCGTGAAAAACTACGTCGCCTCCACTCCGCCGCACACGTTGTCTATTACATCGTTGTCGAAAAACTAGGACAAGTAAAGATCAATGGCTCCGAAGTCCAAGTTGAAAAAGCTCGTATGGATTTTGGCTACGATACCCCCATTACTGATCTTCTCCCGCAAATCGAAGAAGCGGCCAATAAATTCATCCAAGAAAACCACCACATCCAACGCTACGTCGACCCACATAAACCCGATCTTTGGTGGTGGGAAATCAAAGAAAAAAGCTGGAAAATGCCCTGCGGTGGCACGCATGTCAAAAACACCAGTGAGATCGGTCTACTCAAACTTGTCAGAGTCAACAAAGGCAAAGGTCGAGAGAGAATTGAAATGTATTTGACAGAATAG